One Vibrio pomeroyi genomic region harbors:
- the folE gene encoding GTP cyclohydrolase I FolE — protein MNELSHEAYIVKEALAAAGLETPLTEQTLNHDEKFAVIENATRDILNALSLDLNDDSLSETPKRIAKMYVDEIFSGLDYSNFPKITTIENKMYIDEKIVVKDISFTSTCEHHLVVFDGLATVGYIPKDKVIGLSKINRIVRFFAQRPQVQERLTAQVYLALKTLLDVDDLYVKFEATHYCVKSRGVQDVTSSTTTVKTGGCFKRVKQV, from the coding sequence ATGAATGAATTGTCACATGAAGCATATATCGTTAAAGAAGCTCTTGCTGCTGCAGGTCTTGAAACACCGTTGACTGAGCAAACTTTGAATCATGATGAGAAATTTGCAGTTATTGAGAACGCGACAAGAGATATTCTTAACGCACTATCTCTGGACTTGAACGATGACAGTTTGTCTGAGACGCCTAAGCGCATTGCAAAAATGTATGTAGATGAGATTTTTTCAGGCCTTGATTACAGTAATTTTCCGAAAATTACTACGATAGAGAACAAAATGTATATTGATGAAAAGATCGTCGTCAAAGATATTTCTTTCACCAGTACTTGTGAGCACCACTTAGTTGTCTTTGATGGTCTAGCAACTGTGGGTTACATCCCAAAGGATAAAGTAATTGGTCTTTCAAAAATTAATCGCATCGTGAGATTTTTTGCCCAAAGACCTCAGGTACAAGAACGACTTACAGCTCAGGTTTACCTCGCTTTGAAAACGCTTCTAGATGTCGATGATCTATATGTTAAATTTGAAGCTACTCATTATTGTGTCAAGAGCCGTGGAGTACAAGATGTAACTAGTAGTACTACTACTGTGAAGACGGGCGGTTGCTTTAAAAGAGTAAAACAAGTTTAG
- the dpdE gene encoding protein DpdE — MFSVKVGSLVKSTSAFSGIGKIVSIDTEMLSAEVSFFSSPSRPNEGRITVPASQLLPILALPNKSVVFCKVGTQERWKLGFYEGERPGEKHLVEFSREFSDEFTMHDLYVPNAQMTGSFKPHEYLKAKGTVTPFLTEARAQFYHHYLAQRAACQSMSSILGSAVEFEAHQLAVVSRVLSDSKRKYLLCDEVGLGKTIEAGLILRHHVMEKGREARVFVLTPPALTHQWQRELSERFHLGDVLTLASDELDANDDTQLVFLGSYRDITKLTQKIGKPTMVVIDEAHQFADFGWSEQLVERFFFNALAEASSQAEVSLLLTGTPLIGQEKNYLAMLHCLESDKYPLDLAFVETFKTQILNQAHFVGLYRALDPAKDNDILEGVLNDLKALDLQDDKLQALIETAEPLVDFFADEDEIDASERKQAVLAVRSYFADRYTFNYRMLRNRRDSTNGAAQMVIQNLFPGLGACDFVTWDLPESETLQDQQLDDLRAAASQSAQENGDGFATNFALAEGEYLEWLEAMMLSPRHLETKITQRLNTCTLSDQQRAYWQGMVDVAAQEQQAKDNALLQRLETWLSENSQGKIVVFCGERGVADHVHQWLGAQLNCEVERHDPACTPRFTCEETVRVFVCDERGEDGLNLQGRRRLAVHYTLPLAVNRIEQRNGRLNRYSAFMRGCQPIETCVLVPNRNGFYRQWAELLRDGIGAFEHYRASIQEPIDAFLTQGWQGLWLGGFAHLNALAERLAGPQGLVAQELHKLEIQDAMDRDMLDVRAALRFAQRIKQHDEAYEQTTNELLDWMVYGLLFEKSRIENAQQFKLQFVHHRTRLDVDSLIRHCIIGLDFEHSTYSAPVTHPMSPDRTLCAQTGAYPLRYGQPFVDSVASMSNELPLGMASAYLRKVQAKLGDSQLCFKTQWVVSLDQPDQSSFEQLLRDQQAAPLVVSDIFQGNGNVMKASPAKSLMAAGYSKKPTPLDLGGMSVMYSDQNIALTALNGELIDLWDYIEREYDQRHWQEMIDCVFERSREHALASFADQYPEHPASVQATLLTIQAVILVGEG; from the coding sequence ATGTTCTCAGTTAAGGTTGGTTCATTGGTAAAAAGTACAAGTGCTTTTTCAGGTATTGGCAAAATAGTATCGATTGATACAGAGATGCTATCTGCAGAGGTTAGCTTTTTTTCATCTCCTTCTCGTCCGAATGAGGGGCGTATAACGGTCCCAGCTAGCCAATTATTGCCAATTCTCGCTTTGCCAAACAAATCGGTCGTGTTCTGTAAAGTCGGTACACAAGAACGATGGAAACTCGGTTTCTATGAAGGTGAGCGCCCGGGTGAAAAGCACCTTGTTGAGTTTAGTCGTGAGTTTAGCGATGAATTTACCATGCACGATCTATATGTGCCGAATGCCCAAATGACAGGCTCCTTTAAGCCGCATGAGTATCTCAAAGCCAAAGGGACTGTGACCCCCTTCTTAACTGAAGCTCGCGCTCAGTTTTATCACCACTACTTGGCTCAGCGAGCGGCATGTCAATCCATGTCCTCTATTCTCGGCAGTGCGGTGGAATTTGAAGCGCACCAATTGGCCGTGGTCAGTCGTGTTCTCAGTGATAGCAAACGCAAGTACTTACTTTGTGATGAAGTTGGTTTAGGTAAGACCATCGAAGCGGGGTTGATCCTGCGTCACCATGTAATGGAAAAAGGGCGTGAGGCGCGTGTGTTTGTGTTGACGCCACCGGCCTTAACACACCAATGGCAACGTGAACTGAGCGAACGCTTTCACCTTGGTGATGTGCTGACTTTAGCCTCTGACGAATTGGATGCCAACGATGATACCCAGTTGGTGTTTCTCGGCTCGTACCGAGACATCACCAAACTGACCCAAAAAATTGGCAAGCCAACCATGGTGGTGATTGATGAAGCACACCAATTTGCTGATTTCGGTTGGAGCGAACAACTTGTTGAGCGTTTCTTCTTTAATGCGCTAGCGGAAGCGTCAAGTCAAGCGGAAGTTTCTTTGTTGCTCACTGGGACACCGCTGATTGGTCAAGAGAAAAACTATTTGGCGATGTTGCACTGTTTAGAGAGCGACAAATACCCACTGGATTTGGCGTTTGTTGAAACGTTCAAAACGCAGATCCTTAATCAAGCGCACTTTGTTGGTTTGTACCGAGCGCTCGACCCTGCCAAGGATAACGATATTCTTGAAGGAGTGTTAAACGACCTCAAAGCGCTCGACTTGCAAGATGATAAGTTGCAAGCCTTGATTGAAACAGCGGAGCCTTTGGTCGATTTCTTTGCTGATGAAGATGAGATTGACGCAAGTGAACGTAAACAAGCGGTGCTCGCCGTGCGCAGTTACTTTGCTGATCGTTACACATTTAACTACCGAATGCTGCGCAACCGTCGCGACTCGACAAACGGCGCCGCGCAAATGGTAATCCAAAATTTGTTCCCGGGTTTGGGGGCGTGTGACTTCGTCACTTGGGATCTGCCCGAAAGCGAAACTTTGCAAGATCAGCAATTGGATGACTTGCGTGCCGCGGCGAGCCAATCGGCGCAGGAAAATGGCGATGGTTTCGCAACTAACTTTGCTTTGGCGGAAGGTGAATACCTTGAGTGGTTGGAAGCTATGATGCTAAGCCCACGCCACTTGGAGACGAAAATTACGCAGCGTCTTAATACGTGCACACTCAGTGACCAGCAACGAGCCTACTGGCAGGGGATGGTGGATGTCGCTGCGCAAGAACAACAAGCCAAAGATAACGCCCTGTTACAACGTTTAGAGACGTGGCTGAGCGAAAATTCACAAGGCAAAATCGTGGTGTTTTGTGGTGAACGTGGTGTCGCGGATCATGTCCATCAATGGCTCGGTGCTCAATTGAACTGCGAAGTAGAACGTCATGATCCCGCTTGCACACCACGCTTTACCTGCGAAGAGACCGTACGTGTATTCGTGTGTGATGAGCGTGGTGAAGATGGTTTGAATTTGCAAGGGCGACGTCGTTTGGCCGTGCACTACACCTTACCATTGGCGGTTAACCGCATTGAGCAGCGCAATGGACGGTTGAACCGCTACAGTGCGTTTATGCGAGGTTGTCAACCGATTGAAACCTGTGTACTGGTGCCAAATCGCAACGGTTTTTATCGTCAGTGGGCGGAGCTATTGCGTGACGGGATCGGAGCATTTGAACACTACCGAGCCAGTATTCAAGAGCCAATTGATGCTTTCCTGACGCAAGGATGGCAAGGGCTTTGGCTAGGTGGTTTTGCCCATCTTAATGCATTGGCGGAACGTTTGGCTGGTCCTCAAGGCTTAGTTGCGCAAGAGCTGCACAAGCTGGAAATTCAAGATGCGATGGACCGCGACATGTTGGATGTGCGCGCAGCCCTTCGTTTTGCACAGCGCATCAAACAGCATGATGAAGCGTATGAGCAAACCACCAATGAGTTATTGGATTGGATGGTATACGGATTGCTGTTTGAGAAATCACGAATTGAAAATGCGCAGCAATTTAAACTACAGTTTGTTCACCATCGTACCCGCTTAGATGTCGATAGCTTGATCCGTCACTGCATCATTGGTTTGGATTTCGAACATTCAACCTACAGCGCGCCAGTAACACACCCAATGTCACCAGACCGTACCTTGTGCGCGCAAACGGGCGCGTATCCTTTGCGTTATGGTCAACCGTTTGTGGATTCGGTCGCCAGCATGTCGAATGAACTGCCTTTGGGCATGGCGAGCGCATACTTACGTAAAGTGCAAGCAAAATTGGGCGATAGCCAACTGTGCTTTAAAACCCAATGGGTTGTGTCACTTGACCAGCCAGATCAGAGCAGCTTTGAGCAATTGCTACGTGATCAGCAAGCGGCACCGCTGGTGGTCAGCGATATTTTCCAAGGCAACGGCAATGTGATGAAAGCATCGCCAGCGAAAAGTTTGATGGCGGCAGGGTACAGTAAAAAGCCAACCCCGCTCGACTTAGGTGGCATGTCGGTGATGTACAGCGACCAAAACATTGCCTTGACCGCACTCAATGGCGAACTGATTGATCTGTGGGATTACATTGAACGTGAATACGATCAGCGTCATTGGCAAGAGATGATTGATTGTGTTTTTGAGCGCTCACGTGAACACGCTTTGGCGAGTTTTGCAGATCAATACCCAGAGCACCCAGCGAGCGTACAAGCGACATTGCTGACCATCCAAGCGGTGATCTTGGTGGGAGAGGGGTAA
- the dbpB gene encoding DGQHR domain-containing protein DpdB — protein sequence MKKKALKIEQSNNIKLFQFNMNLDELESVSMITRIERKHNVLEGYQRPEVRNHINNIADYLGSEDGIIPNSIIMSLSSDVELQEVDGEIFELIIPNVPKSALIVDGQQRLAALRLSGRRDFYLPVCAFISDDQDFERQQFLLINSAKPLPKSLIYELLPHANGFFNQELTRRKLPSLLVQLLNFDESSPLFGLVKLVTNPIGIIADNSLMKMLDNSLREGALYEYREQAQQTYNPVDCDSMLGLLNDYFRAVKEAFPDDWGKKPKESRLFHGAGIVALGQLFDEIFYSYEVNGKLGSFFDFAKNRLVRLKPFCRWSSGSWDFGMDIDGQPIVRKWNQIQNLSQDINLITDYLTRIYDLQEREVTLVKSQ from the coding sequence ATGAAGAAAAAAGCATTGAAAATTGAGCAAAGTAATAACATCAAACTTTTCCAATTTAACATGAACTTAGATGAGTTAGAGTCTGTGTCCATGATTACTCGCATTGAACGAAAGCACAACGTTCTAGAGGGTTACCAAAGACCAGAGGTCAGAAATCACATTAATAACATTGCAGATTACTTAGGGAGTGAGGACGGTATTATCCCTAACTCTATTATCATGAGTTTGTCTAGCGATGTAGAGTTACAAGAGGTTGATGGTGAAATATTCGAATTGATAATTCCCAATGTACCTAAAAGCGCTTTGATTGTTGATGGCCAGCAGCGTTTAGCCGCACTTAGACTTTCAGGTAGACGAGATTTCTATCTTCCCGTGTGTGCATTTATAAGCGATGATCAGGATTTTGAAAGACAGCAGTTTCTGTTGATCAATTCTGCTAAGCCACTTCCGAAAAGTTTGATCTATGAGTTATTACCCCATGCAAATGGCTTTTTTAATCAGGAACTAACTAGAAGAAAACTTCCGTCATTATTAGTTCAACTCCTTAACTTTGATGAGTCGTCACCACTATTTGGGTTAGTTAAATTAGTTACAAACCCGATAGGCATTATTGCTGATAATTCTCTAATGAAAATGCTCGATAACAGCTTGAGAGAAGGTGCGTTGTATGAATATAGAGAACAGGCGCAACAGACTTATAACCCAGTCGATTGTGATAGTATGCTTGGTTTACTCAATGATTACTTCCGAGCGGTTAAAGAAGCGTTCCCCGATGATTGGGGGAAGAAACCAAAGGAGTCACGCCTATTCCACGGTGCGGGCATAGTAGCGTTGGGTCAGTTGTTTGATGAGATATTTTATTCATATGAAGTTAATGGCAAACTTGGCAGTTTTTTTGATTTTGCTAAGAATAGGTTAGTCAGATTGAAGCCATTCTGTAGATGGAGTAGTGGAAGTTGGGACTTCGGTATGGATATCGACGGCCAACCGATTGTCAGAAAGTGGAATCAAATTCAAAATCTATCCCAAGATATCAACCTGATAACAGATTACCTGACACGAATTTACGACTTACAAGAAAGAGAGGTTACGCTTGTTAAAAGTCAATGA
- the queC gene encoding 7-cyano-7-deazaguanine synthase QueC, producing the protein MNKAVVVFSGGQDSTTCLIEALEKYDEVHAITFDYGQRHKLEIEVAQDIAQELGVTAHKVLDVSLLNELAISSLTRDDIPVSHELQSNGLPNSFVPGRNILFLTLAGIYAYQIGAASVITGVCETDFSGYPDCRDSFVKAMQSALQQGMEYDLSLVTPLMWLDKAQTWAMADKYGKLEYVKEKTLTCYNGIVGTGCGDCPSCKLRAEGLSAYEQNKATYLNEIVGLAK; encoded by the coding sequence ATGAATAAAGCAGTTGTTGTTTTTAGTGGAGGTCAAGACTCTACGACTTGCCTTATTGAAGCGCTAGAAAAGTACGATGAAGTTCATGCAATTACTTTCGATTACGGCCAAAGGCACAAACTAGAAATTGAAGTTGCTCAGGACATTGCCCAAGAACTCGGTGTAACCGCCCATAAGGTACTGGATGTCAGTTTGCTAAATGAGTTGGCGATCAGTTCATTAACACGTGATGATATCCCTGTATCTCACGAATTACAGAGTAATGGCTTACCTAATTCTTTTGTTCCTGGTCGTAACATATTATTTCTAACTCTTGCTGGTATCTATGCTTACCAAATTGGTGCTGCATCAGTGATTACAGGTGTTTGTGAGACAGACTTTTCTGGATACCCCGATTGCCGTGACTCATTTGTTAAAGCAATGCAGAGCGCTCTTCAGCAAGGTATGGAATATGATCTATCGTTAGTTACCCCCCTCATGTGGTTAGATAAAGCGCAAACATGGGCGATGGCTGATAAGTATGGCAAGTTAGAGTACGTGAAAGAAAAAACACTGACTTGCTATAACGGTATTGTCGGCACTGGTTGTGGCGACTGCCCGTCGTGTAAACTGAGAGCGGAAGGTCTTTCGGCTTACGAGCAAAATAAAGCTACTTATTTGAACGAAATCGTCGGTTTAGCAAAATGA
- the queE gene encoding 7-carboxy-7-deazaguanine synthase QueE encodes MLKVNEIFETIQGEGVYTGVPSIFLRLQGCPVGCAWCDTKHTWEVDACAEVALVDVVDKGQDSNTWSDTTISELITYFQEHWTAKHVVITGGEPCMYDLTDLTTQLETNGFSCQIETSGTFEIRTTPNTWVTVSPKVNMKGGFKILGSAVGRANEVKHPVGTEKDIENLVKMLGEHDTKKDVVIALQPISQKPRATELCIQHCIANNWRLSIQTHKYLQIA; translated from the coding sequence TTGTTAAAAGTCAATGAAATATTTGAAACCATTCAAGGTGAAGGTGTTTACACCGGTGTACCTTCAATTTTTCTTCGTCTGCAGGGGTGCCCAGTAGGGTGTGCGTGGTGTGATACAAAACATACCTGGGAAGTGGATGCGTGTGCAGAAGTAGCGCTAGTTGATGTAGTAGATAAAGGTCAAGATTCTAATACTTGGTCAGATACGACTATCTCTGAGTTAATTACATATTTTCAAGAACACTGGACGGCAAAGCATGTCGTGATTACAGGCGGTGAGCCGTGTATGTATGATCTAACGGACTTAACCACACAGTTAGAAACCAACGGATTTTCTTGCCAGATTGAAACTAGTGGTACATTTGAGATCAGAACAACCCCTAATACTTGGGTAACTGTTTCTCCAAAAGTAAATATGAAAGGTGGCTTCAAAATCCTTGGCTCTGCAGTTGGTCGTGCCAATGAAGTCAAGCACCCGGTAGGTACTGAGAAAGACATAGAAAATTTAGTTAAAATGCTTGGTGAGCATGACACAAAAAAAGACGTTGTTATTGCACTTCAACCGATTAGTCAAAAGCCAAGAGCGACGGAGTTGTGTATTCAACACTGTATTGCGAACAATTGGCGCTTATCAATTCAGACACACAAATATCTTCAAATAGCGTAG